A genome region from Deltaproteobacteria bacterium includes the following:
- a CDS encoding DegT/DnrJ/EryC1/StrS family aminotransferase encodes MKIKRSFSEERRELIPVNEPSLSEREKELLIQCVDSGWISSEGPFVRLFEEVFAGFVGVNYGVAVSNGTVALEMAIAALELEPGDEVIMPTFTIVSCAIAVIRNGLRPVLVDSEIETWNMNVNQVAEKISPRTKAIMPVHIYGHPVDMDPLLELAEQYGLYIIEDAAEVHGAEYKERKCGSIGHMGVFSFYANKIVTTGEGGMIVTNDRHLAARFRLLRNLCFQPERRFEHQELGYNFRMTNLQAAVGVAQMERADELVRRKIWQGGEYRKKLKRIDGVKLQGVKPWARPVYWVNGIVLDSDVPMDAFEFANRLSKKGIQTRPFFWPMHEQPIFQKSGLFRNERYPVSEKLARRGLYLPSGMALTAAQIDKVCEAVKETLAEVGR; translated from the coding sequence ATGAAGATAAAGAGAAGTTTTAGTGAGGAGCGGCGAGAGTTGATCCCTGTTAATGAACCATCGCTTAGCGAGCGGGAAAAAGAGCTTCTTATACAATGCGTGGATTCCGGTTGGATTTCCAGTGAAGGACCTTTTGTCCGACTTTTCGAAGAGGTGTTTGCCGGGTTTGTGGGTGTGAATTATGGGGTGGCAGTATCCAACGGAACTGTTGCTCTTGAGATGGCGATAGCTGCTCTTGAACTGGAGCCCGGCGATGAAGTAATTATGCCGACATTTACCATTGTCTCTTGTGCTATAGCCGTAATTAGGAACGGTTTGCGACCCGTCTTGGTTGATTCAGAAATTGAAACCTGGAATATGAACGTTAATCAGGTCGCAGAAAAAATTAGCCCCCGAACAAAAGCGATCATGCCGGTTCACATATACGGCCACCCCGTGGATATGGATCCGCTATTAGAGTTAGCTGAACAGTACGGATTGTATATCATTGAGGATGCTGCTGAAGTTCACGGCGCCGAATACAAAGAACGCAAATGCGGGTCAATAGGGCATATGGGCGTATTCAGTTTTTACGCGAATAAAATTGTAACAACCGGCGAAGGTGGAATGATTGTCACCAACGACAGGCATCTAGCCGCTCGGTTTCGTTTACTCAGAAACCTTTGCTTTCAGCCGGAAAGAAGATTTGAGCATCAAGAATTGGGTTATAACTTCCGTATGACGAACCTTCAAGCGGCCGTTGGTGTGGCCCAAATGGAAAGAGCAGATGAGTTGGTTAGACGTAAGATATGGCAGGGGGGAGAATACAGAAAAAAGCTAAAAAGGATTGATGGAGTCAAGCTACAAGGTGTGAAACCTTGGGCAAGGCCTGTTTACTGGGTTAATGGTATTGTTCTGGATAGCGATGTTCCAATGGATGCATTCGAATTTGCAAACAGATTAAGTAAAAAAGGAATTCAAACCCGGCCTTTTTTCTGGCCGATGCATGAGCAGCCGATATTTCAAAAGTCGGGACTGTTTAGAAATGAGCGTTATCCAGTTTCAGAAAAACTGGCGCGCCGAGGGCTATATCTCCCTAGCGGAATGGCACTCACTGCGGCACAAATTGATAAAGTGTGTGAAGCGGTAAAAGAGACTTTAGCAGAAGTGGGCCGCTGA
- a CDS encoding class I SAM-dependent methyltransferase: MGIFKDYALFYDAFYAEKDYSAECDFLEILWQEHGTPPVRKVLDLGCGTGGHALILAERGYEVIGVDRSGEMLSQACAKASARNLDIRFIQEDIRKFNLGLTFDVAIAMFAVMSYQITNDDVLNTLCCVRNHLKPGGVFIFDVWFGPAVLNERPRERLNIVKHNEEKIYRLAQPSLDMIDQTVQVNYLLTGTGKGRKIQESHRLRFFFYRELDLLARLSEMKCLAVHPFLSNDKKPTESTWSVSCIYQAP, encoded by the coding sequence ATGGGTATATTTAAAGATTACGCATTGTTTTACGACGCTTTTTATGCTGAGAAAGACTACTCAGCAGAGTGCGACTTTTTGGAAATCCTGTGGCAAGAGCATGGTACACCTCCAGTCAGAAAGGTGCTCGATTTAGGATGTGGAACAGGTGGTCATGCGCTCATATTAGCTGAGCGGGGTTATGAGGTGATCGGTGTTGATCGATCTGGAGAGATGCTCAGCCAAGCTTGCGCAAAAGCAAGCGCTCGTAATCTTGATATCAGGTTTATACAGGAAGATATTAGAAAATTTAACCTTGGGCTCACCTTCGACGTTGCAATTGCAATGTTTGCGGTGATGAGCTACCAAATTACCAATGACGATGTGCTTAATACCTTATGCTGTGTTCGGAATCATCTGAAACCAGGTGGTGTTTTTATTTTTGATGTCTGGTTTGGTCCTGCAGTACTTAATGAACGTCCAAGAGAACGTCTTAATATTGTTAAGCACAATGAAGAGAAGATTTATCGGCTTGCCCAACCCAGCTTGGACATGATAGATCAGACGGTGCAGGTAAACTATCTGCTTACCGGAACGGGAAAAGGCCGAAAAATTCAGGAATCTCACCGGCTGAGATTCTTCTTTTATCGGGAACTGGACCTCCTCGCCAGGTTAAGCGAGATGAAATGCCTGGCTGTTCATCCTTTTTTGTCGAATGACAAAAAGCCCACCGAATCGACATGGAGCGTATCTTGCATTTATCAAGCACCTTGA
- a CDS encoding glycosyltransferase family 9 protein, with protein MTITDPRFFKRFDSPNGLDNFEYWSSLVRVPLKTGGTPRSILLMRPDSIGDFVIFSRHLEAYRNMFPRAKMDLLGVPEVCALAEATGQFEETIAWDRTKYEERDTYWRETLARLAETPYDLIIYPCYSREANADEMAAVIPANERWAVRGDDCNLDRKTLRYNERFYSRIVEISLDSEHESERNRAILSAFSGYSDILNRNTLSLFTKEDIAIAERLLEGLSPPYVVMVPGAQKSYRCWPWERFAEIMDSILGRTQSSILLGGSSGEISLVNQLRAVCRAPERVRVLAGRIGIRAFAAVLSRSAVLIGNESGPAHIAGAMGIPAWVVVGGGHFGRFLPDPAAPATRVITCRRSCFGCNWRCMEAEPLCITEATFPVDSLIMIINSLHTKREVV; from the coding sequence ATGACTATTACCGACCCAAGATTCTTCAAGAGATTTGATTCTCCAAATGGATTGGACAACTTCGAGTATTGGAGCAGCCTGGTGCGTGTTCCTTTAAAGACTGGCGGCACTCCCCGATCAATCCTGCTTATGAGGCCGGATTCCATCGGTGATTTCGTCATCTTTTCACGTCACTTAGAAGCTTATCGCAATATGTTTCCACGGGCTAAAATGGATCTCCTGGGAGTACCAGAGGTCTGCGCATTAGCCGAAGCCACAGGGCAATTTGAAGAGACCATAGCATGGGATCGAACCAAGTATGAGGAACGAGATACCTATTGGAGGGAGACTTTAGCTCGGCTAGCTGAAACGCCCTATGATCTCATCATTTATCCTTGCTATAGCCGCGAGGCCAATGCTGATGAAATGGCTGCAGTGATTCCAGCAAACGAGCGCTGGGCAGTGAGAGGAGACGATTGCAACCTTGATCGTAAAACCCTCAGGTATAATGAACGATTCTATTCCAGGATCGTGGAAATTTCACTGGATTCCGAACACGAATCAGAACGGAATAGAGCCATCTTGTCTGCCTTCAGTGGGTATTCCGACATCTTAAATCGAAATACGCTTTCATTATTTACCAAAGAGGATATTGCTATAGCGGAAAGACTCTTAGAAGGTCTTTCACCGCCTTACGTCGTAATGGTCCCGGGCGCGCAGAAATCATATAGATGTTGGCCTTGGGAACGTTTTGCCGAAATCATGGATTCCATTTTGGGCCGAACTCAATCTTCGATCCTCTTGGGTGGGAGTTCCGGGGAAATATCCCTTGTCAATCAGTTGCGGGCAGTATGTCGTGCCCCAGAGCGCGTCAGGGTGTTGGCCGGCCGAATTGGGATCCGTGCTTTCGCTGCGGTTTTATCTCGATCTGCGGTTCTGATTGGCAACGAGTCCGGCCCGGCACACATTGCTGGTGCAATGGGAATCCCGGCGTGGGTAGTGGTGGGAGGGGGACATTTCGGCCGGTTCCTGCCCGATCCGGCGGCGCCCGCAACCCGTGTCATTACATGCCGGCGCTCTTGTTTCGGCTGTAACTGGCGATGTATGGAAGCTGAGCCTCTCTGTATAACTGAAGCAACTTTTCCGGTCGATTCCTTAATTATGATTATTAATTCTTTGCATACAAAAAGGGAGGTTGTATGA